GCGTGAGAAAAGCGGAAGTTGTGTTGGACAAAGAGTGTAGGTGGCTGAACTCTTTCGCCATTAACGGGCGTGGCTGTTGGTTGCTGCGGGCTACTCAGTCTTATCAATCTTTAGTTGAAGTGGGGTTTGACGTTCAGATGCTAGGCAATTGAAGGCTCCTGGACACCAACTTAATCAGACCCATTGTTGCCCCGTTTGGCTCAGGCCCATCGGGCTCAAGAGGTTCGGACTCTTTAAACGGAGAGCTGCTTCGGGCTGCTTTACTGTGGCCACAAACACATTCATTGTTCCATTTATGAAGCTGAAGCAGCAAAACACCAACTCCTACTGTGCCCTATtctgtcctcttcctcacttTAGTCCTCATCTTCATCTTGTGATTTCTACAATCCCTTAATTTTAATGGGCTTTAGTtcaatttgaaaagttttaatgacGTTATTCATCGCTGTTTCGGCTGGATGTAGCTAGCGCAGTCGTAATAAGcatacccagaatgcattgcagcaTGAACAACAAAGCGCTCGTGTGACAATATTTTGTTAcagtttataaaactaaacagtCTACACTAATATTACTGTATTATTTTcgcatctaaaataaatatttctcaaataaagtctATTATTTCAACTGAACACGAATCCGTTGAAAATCCAAAGTGATTCTGTTCGGGCTTTGCTAATGGGAGAGCAAACGGTTTTCTACTGTGCTGGGTTTTGACTTACGTCTCATTTATCACAAATCATGAAGCGAATCTTGATTGAACACATTGAGCGTAAAACCAAAGCCTACCAGGAACAAAAGCAACCAGTAGCCTTTTATAATTACCGTCACTTCCTTCTTAATGTTCAGTTTTCCTGTACTCAGGACCAGCGCCACCGCGTCAGAATCGGTTGTGGATGTCCGCTTCTCTGCAAAGGCAAATAACGTTTTGGCATTTTCGTCGTAGTAAATGGCAGGAATCCTGAACACTTCTCCGCCCTTTGACTTGAAAATGGTGTGTTTGTTGATTCTCTGCTTGTCAgtctttgaattgtttttaccCATGGCTGCTAATAGAGAGAAGAATGATTAACTAAAGAATTAGATAAGCGTTGTAGAAACAACGGTTATGCTCGTTGCTTGTTTTGAGCAACGATTTTAGAAATGGGCGCTTACTTTTCGTTCGTTTCTTGTTGGCATGACAACCCAGAAGCATAGTCACTTTGAGtctcatcatcaaaatcatcaatatgTTTATTCCatttaccaaataaaaacaagcaatgaCACAAAAGCgactaaacaagtgggttttagtcttgatttaaaggaactttcattttttgtcgttttctggaagtttgttttatatttgtggtACATGGAAGATGATCAGTATGGGGCAACTGTCCACCTCTTTGTACTTCTTTGTGTCACGTTGCCATGGATACtgtattttaattcttttaactCAGCCAAGTAATCATGAAGAAGgtcaaagtacaaaaatgttttaattttggtaAATCAGTGACTGCGGGGTTAAAATAACCAATATGAACAATGATACAGAGATACTGGGGttttttgtatgtatttcaaacaaatgttatttttattttgtcttatttgttcTTCTAAATTGTAAGTCAACGTGTTGTGGAAGAGCTTTAAAAAGGGTCTCAGCTAAAATGCTGTTGGTAACTGCAAAATATGCAATCATGGTCATggattcattgttttgtttttattgcgaTTAATATGTTCCAAAAACGATTCTATGTAGGGAATAactcttattttgaacatttcctACCTTAATAATCccattgttttattgtcattaaatcaattaaagtGATGAATAATTTCCCTATATTTTACAATCTGTTTTGTTCCCAAGAGGATTTCTTCTTAATACAGTgagattgtgttgtttttacacttttgagGATGTCTGGATCTGGTCAGACACAGACAGTTCACTGTGAGAAAATagttttggtaacactttatttgacgggttgtgaataagactaacatgatactgtcataaacatgacatagcACCTGACATGAGCATGtctttgtgaatatttatgactgttgtcataaagtgtcatttggtaaatcatgacacttttaaataCAacgttgacattattcaaagtATCTATGTTATGACAACTTGGCATTAATGAAGAATCATCATTTGTCATAATAGTAGTCACAATAAAGTCATTAAGTGTTATTACAGTGTCAAATGCTATATTAATCATCATTAATGTTAAATACTACCTCAAGTAAAGTGAAACAAGTAGCAAAAGTTATAGAGATGTCATTAAGTGTCATTACAGTGCCAAGTGCTATATTAACATAGTCATTAATGTTAAGTCTTACCTCATGTGAAGTGGAAAACACTGGACTACTTAGAACTTCCAtcaaagctgtaaaacaaacactttgtacattggaataaaacaaagaattacTTGTTCTTAAAACAGAGGGTTTAACTTCTGGTCAGTGTATTGTAACTCTGAAATACTGAAACAGAATTACTCATTCTTTAACTTAAGAAAATAGGTTCTTTCAACAGTCAGCCTTCGCCTTCATTATAGCCTTCCTGTAACGCTCTGAAAACAGGGAGATCTTCTTGTTGTCTTCATTTCCTAGCAGCAGCTCTTTAAAGGTGTCTGGAAATACTCAGAAATTATAGCTGTTCTCGCAATGGCTGTGGTCAATGTTAGTCATGGTGAAAGCCTGTTCAGGAATTCAAACTTGGTGAATCTCTTATGGACATTCTCATATTGGGTGGTGATGACTCAATCCACTGTGGTCACTtcaaaaaaggaacaaaagcaaataaacaaaaaatgtaatgtgatCTTAATTCAGCATTTAATTAAATACCATTCCAAAAATGTCCCTTGCTGCACACTGTCAGAATGGTAGACTGGCAGACAAATGTCTAGATAACTTGACTAGTTGTTATGAAGTGCAATACAATCATCTTTTAATACAAGTAGCATAATGACTAGAGCTGAACAAAACATTTGGCAGAAATTCATACAGCCTGTTGTTATTCAGAAGGCATCATTTAATATATAGATTTAAGCACACGAGTGGATCTTTTCAATTAATGAGctttcaaaattatttccaaccAGATACTCTGGCTTATGACTTAAGAAgtgtattaataaataaatagattaaacactagtttttacatttaacaacAATTAGTTGTCTAAAATGTAACTTATTAACTCAGCTGGTGGATGTTGATTCCTGCTCCACCCACTTACCTGTCCCCTCACACCCCCCTTCACCTGTAGAAAATAGTAACACAAAAATGACTTACCTAATTTTCTTGGGGAATATTTCATCTGCTTTCATCTGCTCTTTGGTCAAACAGGGACTTCTTTCTCCGGTGGCTGGTCCTCATTATCATCCTCCACACCTGTAGCATGTCTTCATTAGCCACCTTTGTCCATCCCACTCTCCACCATGTGTCCATAGGCTAAAATGAGTCTTCATGTGGCTAAAGTTGCCAAAGCAAAGAACACAAGCACCATGTCACATCAACCAAGTAGTTGAATAATGTGCATAAAGGAAACCTTTGACTAACATattagcttttaatttgaaaaaaaatatttgcctggcttcaaaatatgtttaatattaCGGGCAAACGTTACAGGAATGGAGTTTAATAACTTTAGCTAACATTAACTTACAGCAAGGTAACATTGGCTTGAATTGCTCATACCtaacaatataaagaaaaagaacatagTCAATGTTATGttctcaaagaaaatgtaaagttaataaGACACATACCTCATTAGGTGACATACTTCGGCTTCTTTTTAAACAGGGGATCAGGCCGTTATAACTTGTGTTAGGTTGCAAGTacacctcgctgcagcaaacagaaaggggcggggcggaccactgtcagtctcataccttatttggaaatggggccattgcactccggaagtgaaggggaCGCTATTTCTTATATTATCCATGGTCTctcgtttttattttcttttgaaatctgatACATCTTCACCTTTAGGAAAGAGCTCCACTCTTAGCAtgtattacacacacacacacacacacacacgcacacacactgatgtttcCTAGATAGATATCTAGGCTTTATTGTGTCCCAAACATGACATGGGTTCgcttaaaaacacttaaattcaaagataagtaaaaaaaaatagaaatgcagCACATGTAGTCTGtgcataaagaaatgaaaactgacCTTGAACACAGTCATTCACAATATTCTGACCTAGAATGATGAAAACACTTTCAGATTACATTGaactaaatcattttttaattccacagattcaattaaaaatacttcacatttattaaagaaaaccaaactgaaGAGAATCAAAAAAAGGCAATGTGGCTATGAAGCCCTGCTAACTTAGAACAGTTGTTGCAGAGGATACAAATGGTTTACCTTCTGCTTTCTGCTCATAGCTAATGAGAACACAAcaattaaaattagaatattaaatcagaacaaTACAATAAGCAATTTTAATACAGAAAGATGCGATTCATCAAAAGAATGTTTAAAAGCTGCTCAAAGATTCAACATTGCATTGCTGGCAAGCCTCACTAAATACACCACACTAAATATTCTTCTATTGAATAATGATCATACAATTTTTTCAAGTTTGGAACTCTGAAATGCCCTTCACGATCTCTTTATAGCTGAACACAATACATGCTATCTCATCTGTAGGAGATTTCTCTCCACACTCCATCAGACATGCAAACCAGCCATCTTCAATGTAGGTCAGGTCAGAGTAACCACTGGGTCCAGGGTTAATGACCCAGGGTTGGCTCCATTCCAGATTGAATTCTCCACTTGATCTCACTGGGGAAGTGCTCAGAAACACTCCCAAATCAAGTCTTTCCCAATGTGAATTCTGCTTTGTTGGGTGCGAAAAAAGTAGCCACTTTTCCTGactattttttacatttccagactGAGTTGGGAAGGAAATCACACTCCCCTGGCAACCTTTATGTAGTTCATCAAAGGGTGTAACAGTTGTGAGTGTATGGAAATCACTCTTATCTATTGTAGCTTGGACTCGATGGCCTCCCGAAGTGCGAGCATTGCAGTAGATCAAGCGGTCTCTGTTGCCATCAAAAATCTCAGTCATCTCACATTCCATTGATGTTTCAGACAGCATTTCCTCACATTTCCATGTGTTACCAAGATCATCACTATAAAAGCAGAATGAATGTGGAATTGgttctttgtcttttgtgaATGCGTAAGCTGGAACAATCATTCTGCCACTCTTAGTTTGAATGCCGTGGCCCGGTCCAATAGCAAACGTGGACCAGTTTTTAAACACAGGCAGCAGGTCAGTCACCTCAGTGAATTTACTCCACTTCttctcattcttcttctttgtgatGTAGCGCAGACGGGCCTTGTTCTGGTGATGCTCTAGCTGCCATGACTCTGTCTCATTGACATAGACGAAGAAAAGGAACagtgtctctgtttttttttcatacacaaCACAGGGGTCCATCGGACGATATCCACAGGTGCACTTCCTCACTACTTCTTTAGGCTTTAAccactgaaaaacataaattagttATGATTTAGAACTTAAGGTCAAACAATACATACAGAAtgtgacatatttatttaatgtctaAAGATAAGAAAAGGAACAGACTCAGCTGTGGTGTGAGAAAAGCGTAAGTTGCTTTGGACAGAGTATAGGTGATTATAGGGAGACTATTTCACAACAGTTCCGATGCCAAAAAAGTAGACTTTTTCCATTACTGAGGGatgattttattgattcatgCAAAAAGTCACGTCATGAAATGCGGTGTGTGACACAGCAGAACCAGGCTGGAGTGAGGAGAAGATGTTTAAGGATGAATATTGTCCAAAAGTCCACAAAACCAGGCAGCATGACCGAGCGGAGGCCAGAGCTCAACGTCGGTAGCAACAGTTTAAACGAAGGGACAGCAAGAAAAACTGGTGCATATGATAACTGACGACGGAAAGACAAGGATCCAACAAGGAcccagagacacaggtgacattaaatacactggaggtaatcagggaatgagacacacctgggaaacaatcaatGGAAAGACAAGGAGACTCAGGGACACAGAAAAATCTaactaaacacagaaaaacacagaacataacACACGTAGGCATCGCCCAAGAACGTATGAAGCAGAAGCACTTGCTAACATTTGGGTTTGTGCCTCAGGGACAGTCTTCATGTTCACATCGGTAGAAGAGATCATGAAGACCATCTGGTTTTGAGAGAAGAAATGAGCCTCAACCAGAGCGAAGATCCCTGATGAGGCCAAAATTGAGGTTTCAGAATTTGGATTTACTGTCAAGACTGCTGATTCATGctgagtttttcctctttgtttaaTCCAAAAACTTTCCCAGTTTTTGCCAAGAACAAGttcaagattttgttttcaatttgattTTTGGGGCTACATCTGGCTATTtaggaaaattttatttttttacgtaAAGAACTGATGGCTCAACCCAGGAAAGGGCTTTTCGTGTGGTATGAGTCTGTCTCTGTCTTCTTGCAAATTTATTACTTTCAAAAGGTTCATTCAGCCACAATTTTAGGGTCAgataattttgtgatttttgcaacttatgtaatgttttctattttgttggaTTTCTTACTGTGTTCGGTACCTGCTAACCTCAAATTCTCCTAGACACCAACTTAATCAGACCCCTCGTTGACCCGCTTGGCTCAGGCCCATTGGGCTCAAGAGGTTCGGACCCTATGAACGGAGAGCTGCTTCGGGCTGCTTTACTGTGGCCACAAACacattcattgtttcatttatgaagctgaacgtggcagcagcagcaaaacaccAACTCCTACTGTGGCCTATtctgtcctcttcctcacttTAGGCCTCATCTTCATCTTGTGATTTCTACAATCTCTTAATTTTAATGGGCTTTAGTtcaatttgaaaagttttaatgacGTTACTCATCGCTGTTTCGGCTGGATGTAGCTAGCGCAGTCGTAATAAGcatacccagaatgcattgcagcaTGAGCAACAAGGCGCTcgtgtgacaatattttattacagtttataaaactaaacaacCTACAGTATTAcaactgtattatttttaaaataaatatttctcaaataaagtctattatttcaaatgaacaCGAGTCCCTTTAAAATCCAAGGTGATTCTGTTCAGGCGTTGCTAATGGGAGGGCAAACGGTTTTCTACTGTGCTGGGTTTTGACTTACGTCTCATTTATTtggttcaaaatgaaaatggcaaaacaatGGACACTATAAAGGAAATGAATGGCTTTATGATTAAGTCCAAATCATGAAGCTTGATTGAGCGCACGTAAAACCAAAGCCTAGCAGGAACAACAGCAACCAGACTGCAGTCTGGTTGCTGTTGTTCCTGCTAAATCCCGTATTTTGTATAATTACCGTCACTTCCTTCTTACTGttcacttttccttttctcatGACCAGCGCCACTACGTCAGAATCCTCTTGGGATGTCCGCTTCTCTGCAAAGGCAAATAACCTTTTGCGATTTTCGTCGTAGTAAATGGCAGGAATCTTGAACACTTCTCCGTTATTTGACttgaaaatgatttgtttatcGGCTCTCGGTTTGCCACTCTTTGAATTGTTTGTACCCATGGCTGCTAATAGAGAGAAGAATGATTAACTAAAAAATTAGATAAGCGTTGTAGAAAGAACGGTTCTGCTCGCTGCTTGTTTTGGGCAACGATTTTAGAAATGGGCGCTTACTTCCCGTTTGTTtgttgttgccatgacaactaAGAAGCATAATCACTTtgagtgtcatcatcaaaatcatcaatatgCTGATTccatttatcaaataaaattaaataatgacggggcgtgctgtggtggcgcaggggatagcgtgacccacgtttggaggcctctagtcctcgacgcggccgtcgcgggttcgattctcggacccggcgacatttgccgcatgtctttccccctttcctgtcagcctactgttatGATTGTGGGGATGTTATCAGAGAAGTCACATCTAATCTTTTGGAAACACAGTCAGGCTGTCAGGGGAGTGTGGTCTCCTTCCCAGCTCAACCTGACGAAGAAGGTTCAAATCAGGAAACTCTGTGGCTGCTTTGCTCCCATCCGATGAATAAATGCAGAAGAGTGGAGGTAGGGGTGTTAAACAAATCCAAGTACAGATCATAAACATGGGACCCAGTGGTTACTCTGACCTGACCTACACTGAAGATGGCTGGTTCACTGTTCACCTATGATGACATCCAGAAAGGCATCCAGAAAGGCATCACAGAGTAAATGTgacttcaaaaaacaaaatatatgttgTACCAAACATTTTTCACCTATGACAATGCCCAGCAGGCCATTCCATTCCAAAGGTTCATCCTGTTAACGGGACATATGTCCTCTTCAAGTTCCTTCTCATTCAGTCCATGTTAAACTGCGGCCCTGATgtgttaaaacaaacacaattaatCACTTTTGCATTCTTGCTTTAGATTCATATCATTACTAATGTGAATGGTGCGATGATTTGCAGTATTAACTCATAGTGTATTTAAGTTACATTGCATTTCAATATATAGACTTCTGACTTGTTAATAAAACCATTGTAAAAgggttttcttgtgtttttcttggttAAAAAGTCAGTCTGTACCTGTCTGCATCACTGTGGCCCAGATTTAAAGCAACCTTCATTTCACCCTCATAAGCTTCTCGTTACATGTTCTCGtgtaaaacaggaaagaaacatttcaatgttCAGGTTTCATGAGCGTGTCAGGAATGTCACTCCTAGCAGATACATAAAATGCAGAAACTTCTTGACTCCCTTTTCTTTCGGCTTTTGGTCTTACAAAGTTCCATCTGTTCTCCTGTTTCCTTCAGATCTGTGCACACCACGAACTCTTAAACAAGCTAGCCAGAGGGCTGCAGGGTGGCAACTGGAAAAGCGTGTGCACACCATGGACAGAGGTTGTAACCCTTGACACGGTTGACCTTGGTTTCAGTTCCCGGTTTCAAGCCATTTGCTGTTTCTCTTCCCCGTTTCTCTACTGTCTGAagtggttttaaaaaacaagtttactAGACTAATACTGGATATCAGTCAACATGTAGTTCACCTTCTCCAAAACAAAATGCCTGACAGTTTCtcaacttgtttttaaattattgtttttatcactTCCACCTCTTCTTACTGGCAATAAAGAGTTTGTTGAACTGTTGGTGTGAAGTCAGCTTTAATGCAAATCTTTAAAGTTGCTCTTGTTACAACTCCACGTCTGTTCCACTGACACCAACACCATTGTCGAACTAAAATACACCATGTGCATCTTCTTTCTGGTGCCACAGCAAACATGCTGGACTCAatccacactgaaaaaaattaatttagggggttatcagattaacaaaagaatatcatgtacttttaactaaataatttcatgtttcaaacaaaaacgtaacacaatcatgttggataaacaagaaattcaacaacttcacgtttatgaaatttaatcatgttgagaaaacatgattcattatagtcagactgatcttgtaCTGAAGAAaacgagtgagatcacgggatatcacGCGAGATCATGGGAAATCACAGGATATCACACAAGACCACGCGAGATAATCGTTTCTTGcctcaacttgaataacatattttcaagctgagataacatgattcaatttagtcagattaatttccctccgaagagggtctagcgagattACGGCATCATGAGAGATTACGGAAGATTAtgagacataactgttttgagcctgggaaaacttcgaagtggttttagttacacattaaactatagatatttgtttttctgtgcagggcactattggcatttaagaactgcactgttacaGAATAacctttcagcatttaagaactgtaaagaaattatttttttaaaaaagagtctaaactttttttagaaattgtctttgaattaacataattaaatcatggaaaggatttccacacgattaaatagctttctttcagaatgaagcatgtttgttgagctaacttaattttcatgagttggatcaacttaataagtattgtgaaggtatcactgtaacatcagttggtttctccagcgtgttgtggtggcgcagggATTTAGCACACtacacgtttggaggccttagtcctcgatgcaGACGTTGCTGGTTCGACGTCTGCaacctttgccatgtcctcaccctgtctgcccactgtctcaaaaaaaatacaagtcaCTAGCGCCACagaaactctttggagaaaaaaaaaaagttggtttcaactaaattgccattaatcttagtaaagtaaattatttggtccaaagcattgcaaattagttgggctggctcttttaaattacattgggtccaactatagtaaatgagttgaatcaaccttaataaattaaattaagccaaaaatttgctttaaattggaataaccataatatattaagttgagccaaaacttaatagaataaccataataaaataagttgagccaactccttttatttaaattagaataaccataatatattaagttgagccaacacaattgctctacattggaataaccttaataaattaagttgacccaACAcgtttgctttaaataggagtaacagaattacatggtgctgaaataaagcaaagtaaccaggtggaaaacctttccatgatttttttatgttcatccaaagaggtattttttcaGTGCTCTTCCTACTTAGACTTCTCAAAATAAGagtcaaaatcacaaaaaatatgaataatacaAAATGGAACATGTAAACTAAAATTATGGCAGTAAAAGTTTAACTGGAGAAATTTGACTTCGTATGGTGACTAAACTTCTGCATCCACGATGACTTTACCTGGAGACAGAAGGTACAAATGAGTCATGTGACTTTGCATGACAATCACAAGATTGACCTGGAGACACACTGGTAATGGTTCACTTGAGCCAGTTAGTTTTACAATCTTGTATTCACTACTTTGTACCttgctttttttattggttattaattttttacaatTCTATACTTGTTGGAGGCCAAAGAGACTGGGATAGTTGGAGGAAAGGTTGAACGGCCCTTCTCAAATTGACACCTCTTTCTGTTGAAGTGAGAATCTgattttctccagttttaagCAGGACATGATTTCAGCTCACGGATGTAAATATACTGagaaaattcttattttttgtttatgaagAAGTGGAACTTCTTTTCCTTGTAGAAGAAGAGGGAAGTGAGCAAAACATGTTGCACAattgtcttttcattttccatacTTTCAGcctgaacagaaacacagctagtTCTGTGAATCTGTAGGCTTATGGTGCATCACCATGATCGCCTCTGCAGATGAAGGCATTTCTGTAACATTTCCTGATGCTGTTGATTCTCTCACAATATATCTAAGAAGATTTGACAGCATGTTAAGCTGAAATCCACTGATGAGGTTCTGATAATAGTAAAGAGTATTCATATCTGTACCTGCTGTCTGCAACACAAAGCTCTAAATATTGGTCATCTCGATGTCCATGTTTGTAACAAAAGACACAGTAATTCTTCACCTGCCTCTTTGCAAAGATAATAGGCATTTGGTTCTCTCAGTCTGCTCCTGCCCATGGTTTAATGGCTCAAAGTTGAAGAGCATTGGATGGAAAAACTAAATCATGAACTTCAAGCTTGACCTTTAAGGCATTAACATTTTTTGCGCTGTGGATTCATTTCAAAAGAAGAACTTGATATTGTTCCAAGAAGTTTGAATTTTGCAACCCGTACAGGGTGCATCATGACTTCTCTCTGAATATGTTTCTGACATCTAGAGGAAGTGAAAGTGTGTCTACAAGAAGCTTGCTTGTACCGTACGGGAATCTAATTATATTAATAGTTAAAACGTATGTTGTTGGTTGGTTTGCACTAAGATATATTTTaacctaaaagaaatgtattgtgTCAAATAGactgcactgttagcctttgctgtattttctacagctaaataccgcaaaatgcccagtaaaactaacataaaacatctttacaattagttactgtaatttgcattgcattatgggtataggaCCTtgtattacagtaactt
The sequence above is a segment of the Gambusia affinis linkage group LG17, SWU_Gaff_1.0, whole genome shotgun sequence genome. Coding sequences within it:
- the LOC122819693 gene encoding sialidase-2-like isoform X2, with translation MGTNNSKSGKPRADKQIIFKSNNGEVFKIPAIYYDENRKRLFAFAEKRTSQEDSDVVALVMRKGKVNSKKEVTWLKPKEVVRKCTCGYRPMDPCVVYEKKTETLFLFFVYVNETESWQLEHHQNKARLRYITKKKNEKKWSKFTE
- the LOC122819693 gene encoding sialidase-3-like isoform X1 — its product is MGTNNSKSGKPRADKQIIFKSNNGEVFKIPAIYYDENRKRLFAFAEKRTSQEDSDVVALVMRKGKVNSKKEVTWLKPKEVVRKCTCGYRPMDPCVVYEKKTETLFLFFVYVNETESWQLEHHQNKARLRYITKKKNEKKWSKFTEVTDLLPVFKNWSTFAIGPGHGIQTKSGRMIVPAYAFTKDKEPIPHSFCFYSDDLGNTWKCEEMLSETSMECEMTEIFDGNRDRLIYCNARTSGGHRVQATIDKSDFHTLTTVTPFDELHKGCQGSVISFPTQSGNVKNSQEKWLLFSHPTKQNSHWERLDLGVFLSTSPVRSSGEFNLEWSQPWVINPGPSGYSDLTYIEDGWFACLMECGEKSPTDEIACIVFSYKEIVKGISEFQT
- the LOC122819692 gene encoding sialidase-2-like isoform X2, with product MGKNNSKTDKQRINKHTIFKSKGGEVFRIPAIYYDENAKTLFAFAEKRTSTTDSDAVALVLSTGKLNIKKEVTWSKPKELMRKCTCGYRPMNPCVVYEKHTETLFLFFIYVNETESWQLQHHQNKARLCYMTKKKNEEKWSEFTE